From Chloroflexota bacterium, one genomic window encodes:
- a CDS encoding sugar ABC transporter permease codes for MRSVQALLPHRVAALIPGLSGVPPRRRREYLTFLAFIAPNFILFGVFTFWPLVYSFYLSLHKWNMIAPTKKFVGLNNYAKMIQDDVFWQVSRNTLYLAGGTVFVKLALALGLALLLNQRLTGRSVYRAIIFSPTFTTSVAVAMVWSWIFDPFYGLLRVPLNLVGLSSPHWLSDVRWTMPAIIIVSIWSGMGYDMVIFLAGLQGIPRDLYEAAHVDGASGWRLFWNITFPLLSPTTFFLLVTSIIGAFKAFDIVAVMTGGGPMNSSNVYVYYLYQNAFRWFKTGYASALAVVFFIVILLITVFQVRLSRRWVHY; via the coding sequence ATGAGGTCTGTACAGGCATTGCTCCCACATCGAGTGGCGGCTCTCATTCCTGGGTTATCCGGTGTGCCCCCACGGCGCAGACGGGAGTATCTGACGTTTCTGGCGTTCATCGCTCCCAATTTCATCCTCTTTGGCGTCTTCACCTTTTGGCCCTTGGTGTATAGCTTCTATCTCAGCCTCCATAAATGGAACATGATCGCTCCCACCAAGAAGTTTGTGGGGCTGAACAACTACGCCAAGATGATTCAAGATGATGTCTTCTGGCAGGTATCGCGCAACACGCTCTATCTGGCCGGTGGAACGGTCTTTGTGAAGCTGGCTCTCGCCCTGGGGCTGGCGCTCCTGCTCAACCAGCGCCTGACCGGGCGCTCGGTGTATCGGGCGATCATCTTCTCGCCCACGTTTACCACCAGCGTGGCCGTGGCCATGGTCTGGTCGTGGATCTTCGATCCGTTTTACGGGCTGCTGCGGGTCCCGTTGAACCTGGTAGGGTTGTCGTCGCCGCACTGGCTCAGCGATGTCCGCTGGACGATGCCGGCCATCATCATCGTCTCCATTTGGAGTGGGATGGGCTATGACATGGTGATCTTCCTGGCCGGGCTGCAGGGGATCCCCAGAGATCTCTACGAGGCGGCCCATGTGGACGGGGCTTCCGGCTGGCGACTGTTCTGGAACATCACCTTCCCGCTCCTCTCGCCCACGACCTTCTTCCTGCTCGTTACGTCGATCATCGGCGCCTTCAAGGCCTTCGACATCGTGGCCGTGATGACGGGGGGCGGTCCCATGAACAGTTCCAACGTCTATGTATACTACCTCTATCAGAACGCGTTCCGCTGGTTTAAGACGGGATATGCGTCGGCGTTGGCCGTCGTCTTCTTCATCGTGATCCTCCTCATCACGGTGTTCCAGGTTCGGCTCTCCCGCCGCTGGGTCCATTACTAG
- a CDS encoding carbohydrate ABC transporter permease gives MFSAHTTAVLYRGLKAVASHVILIAVSIIIGLPFFWMVTTALKSSNEVYIFPPIWLPKTLRWDNFVTAWQAAPFGRFYLNSIIITVSGVVLEVLIATLSAYAFARIEFPFRDALFMVVLAAMMIPAQLALVPNYVTLKHLGWINSYPGIVVPHISSVFGAFLLRQAFLSMSAEIFDAAKIDGASHLRTLFYVALPMARPVVATLALYLFIAKWNEYLWPLIITNTQNMRPLPVGLVMVRNAEYQIGPEHLMAASLFVLIPVLLVFFLAQKQLIEGIAVGAVKG, from the coding sequence ATGTTCTCTGCGCATACCACTGCCGTGCTGTATCGAGGTCTGAAGGCGGTCGCCTCGCACGTGATCCTGATCGCCGTGTCCATTATCATCGGGTTGCCTTTCTTCTGGATGGTGACCACGGCGTTGAAGAGCTCGAATGAGGTGTATATCTTCCCACCGATCTGGCTGCCGAAGACGTTGCGATGGGATAATTTCGTCACCGCGTGGCAGGCGGCTCCGTTTGGGCGCTTTTACCTGAACAGCATCATCATCACGGTATCGGGCGTGGTATTGGAGGTGCTCATCGCCACCCTTTCGGCCTATGCATTCGCCCGGATCGAGTTCCCCTTCCGGGATGCCCTCTTCATGGTCGTCCTGGCGGCGATGATGATCCCCGCCCAGCTGGCACTGGTCCCGAATTACGTGACTCTGAAGCATCTGGGATGGATCAACTCCTACCCGGGGATCGTGGTCCCACACATCTCCAGCGTGTTCGGCGCCTTTCTGCTTCGACAGGCGTTTTTGTCTATGTCGGCGGAGATCTTCGACGCGGCGAAGATAGATGGGGCGAGCCATCTGCGCACGCTATTCTACGTGGCCCTGCCCATGGCCCGCCCGGTGGTGGCGACGCTGGCGCTCTATCTGTTCATCGCCAAGTGGAACGAGTATCTGTGGCCGCTCATCATCACCAACACGCAAAATATGCGCCCGCTGCCCGTCGGCCTGGTGATGGTGCGGAACGCCGAATATCAGATCGGTCCAGAACATCTCATGGCGGCCTCCCTGTTCGTCCTGATCCCCGTGCTGTTGGTGTTCTTCCTGGCCCAGAAGCAGCTGATCGAGGGGATCGCCGTGGGGGCGGTCAAAGGATAA